A region from the Triticum aestivum cultivar Chinese Spring chromosome 3D, IWGSC CS RefSeq v2.1, whole genome shotgun sequence genome encodes:
- the LOC123081003 gene encoding vacuolar-processing enzyme, translating into MAMASNRLLPLALLLLLLAVAHADTPRLEPTVRLPSQRMAAGQGDDGSVGTRWAVLVAGSNGYQNYRHQADICHAYQILKKGGLKDENIIVFMYDDIAHNLENPRPGVIINHPQGGDVYAGVPKDYTGKEVNVKNLFAVLLGDKTAVSGGSGKVLDSGPNDHIFVFYSDHGGPGVIGMPTNPYVYGDDLVDVLKKKHAAGTYKSLVFYLEACEAGSVFEGLLPNDIGVYATTASNAEESSWGTYCPGEYPSPPPEYDTCLGDLYSISWMEDSDVHNLRTESLKQQYDLVKKRTAAQNSYSYGSHVMQYGSLDLNAQQLFLYIGSNPANKNTTFVEDNSLPSFSRAVNQRDADLVYFWHKYRKLAESSPEKNDARKQLLEMMSHRSHIDNSVELIGNLLFGSADGPMVLKTVRPAGEPLVDDWSCLKSTVRAFESQCGSLAQYGMKHMRSFANICNAGVLPEAMVKVAAQACKSIPTNPWSATHKGFSA; encoded by the exons ATGGCGATGGCGTCCAACCGCCTCCTtccgctcgcgctgctgctcctcCTGCTCGCCGTGGCACACGCCGACACCCCACGGCTGGAGCCCACCGTCCGGCTGCCGTCGCAGCGCATGGCGGCCGGGCAGGGGGACGATGGCTCCGTCGGGACCAGGtgggccgtcctcgtcgccggctccAACGGCTACCAGAACTACCGCCACCAG GCAGATATTTGCCACGCCTACCAGATCTTAAAGAAGGGTGGTCTCAAGGATGAGAACATCATCGTCTTCATGTACGACGATATTGCACACAACCTAGAGAACCCAAGGCCGGGCGTCATCATCAACCACCCCCAAGGTGGAGATGTCTATGCTGGGGTCCCTAAG GATTACACTGGGAAGGAGGTTAATGTCAAGAACTTGTTTGCTGTCCTACTCGGTGATAAAACTGCTGTGAGTGGTGGGAGCGGCAAAGTCTTGGACAGCGGCCCTAATGATCACATTTTTGTGTTTTACAGTGACCATGGGGGTCCTGGAGTCATTG GGATGCCTACCAATCCATATGTTTACGGTGACGATCTTGTAGATGTCCTAAAGAAAAAGCACGCTGCTGGAACCTACAAAAGCCTG GTATTTTACCTTGAAGCCTGTGAAGCCGGGAGCGTCTTCGAGGGGCTTCTGCCGAATGACATCGGTGTCTACGCGACCACCGCGTCGAATGCAGAGGAGAGCAGTTGGGGAACATATTGCCCCGGCGAGTACCCCAGCCCTCCACCGGAATATGACACCTGCTTGGGCGACCTTTACAGCATTTCTTGGATGGAAGACAG TGATGTGCACAACCTGAGAACTGAATCTCTGAAGCAGCAATATGACTTG GTCAAGAAGAGAACAGCAGCTCAGAACTCATACAGCTATGGTTCCCATGTGATGCAATACGGTTCTTTGGACCTGAATGctcaacaactcttcttgtacatCGGCTCAAATCCTGCTAACAAGAACACTACATTTGTTGAAGATAACTCACTGCCGTCCTTCTCAAGAGCTGTTAATCAGAGGGATGCTGATCTTGTTTACTTCTGGCACAAG TACCGGAAATTGGCTGAGAGTTCCCCTGAGAAAAACGATGCCCGGAAGCAATTGCTCGAAATGATGAGTCATAGATCGCATATCGACAATAGCGTCGAGCTGATTGGAAACCTTCTGTTTGGTTCTGCGGATGGTCCAATGGTTCTAAAGACTGTTCGCCCAGCCGGTGAGCCTCTTGTTGATGACTGGAGTTGTCTCAAGTCTACG GTGCGTGCTTTTGAATCACAATGTGGCTCGCTGGCGCAGTATGGAATGAAGCACATGCGGTCCTTTGCAAACATCTGCAATGCCGGCGTCCTTCCTGAAGCGATGGTGAAGGTCGCTGCTCAGGCATGCAAGAGCATCCCAACCAACCCCTGGAGTGCCACACACAAGGGTTTTAGTGCTTAA